A region of the Bacillota bacterium genome:
CGGCCCGGTGAAGATGGGCAGTTCGTTGGTTAGCACGTACGCCTCCAGCGCCGGACTCCCCTTGACCGCTCGGATCACCGTCTCCAGGTACCGCTCCTGCGCCAGCAACAGCCCGGGATCCGTATAGAGCCGGCCGGGGTCGGCCATCCAGCGGGGCGGCCAGTTCTGCCCGCTCATGTGGCCCACCAGGAACGTCAGGTGCACCCCTAGCCCGGCCTGCTCGTGGAGGCGCAAAAACCGCCCCAACCGCTCCAGCATCACGGGCTCCACGCGGTCCGGCTCGGGCATGAACTCGGGCCAGAAAAGAAAGCTGCGGGTGTACTCGATGCCCGCTGCCTTCAGCGCCCACAGGTCCGCGGCGATCTCCTTTTCCCGGAAGTCCCGCCACATGCCCGGTCCGCTGTAGCTCGGCCAGTAGTTGACGCCCAGACGCTCCGCCACTGACGTACCCCCGTTTCGAAAGAGTCACAACTACCCCGGACTGCGCTCCGGGATCCGCTCAGCGTCTCGACGACCTGGGCGTGTTGTTGGTCAACCTGGAGCCTGCACCGTACAGCCTGGATAAGGCCAGCAACGATATCGTTACTCACTCCGTACGATACGGGGGACGGAACCGCTATTCCTCCCCGAGTGAAATCCGCCTCCGGAGAACCCTGCCATCAGACTGCACCGCGTAACTGTCCCAGGTGCCGGGTTATGGGTGCCCGCTGGAGGAGGTTTGCCCCCTACGATAGAGGTGTATTGGCAAACTAACATCAGTATACTATTCTTGCTTCCGAGGAGGCGTGACAATGGTCAGCGACGAGGACGTCCTGAGGGTATTGCGGGCCTTCAATCCCTGGTGGAGCACGGGCCTGGTACCCGCCCGCCTGGCCCCACCCGTACGCCGGGCCGCCTTCCGCACGGTCCGGGATCGCCTCTCCAGACCCGGCTGGCGGCGCGCGCTCATCCTGGAAGGTCCCCGGCGGGTGGGTAAAACCACCATTCTCTACCAGCTCGCCGATGCGGTGTTGAAGGCACGTGACCTTCCAGCCCGCCGGGTGTGGTATGCGTCATTCGACCACCCCGTCCTCAAGCTGGCTCGCCTCGACCAGGTGGTTCGGCTAGCGATGGGCCTCGATCCGACCCCTGCCGCCGCGGGCCGGGCACTGCTGCTGCTGGACGAGATCCAGTACAGCAGTGACTGGGCAGCCTGGCTCAAGTGGCTCGTGGACCAGCACCCGCAGTTCCAGGTGCTGGCAACCGGCTCGGCCAGCGCCCGTTTACGCATCGAGTCTACCGAGCCGGGCGTAGGACGATGGGTGGACGTGGCAGTACCCCCATGGTCGTTCTACGAGTACGCGGCCCTCAGGGACCTCCCGAGGCCGGAAACCGTTGACATCGATCCTGGCTTCCTGTGGGGTAAGGATCCCGTCGACACCCGTACTCTCGTGAGGCTTGTAGAGCGCACCTTGCCCCTGGAGCCTCATCTCCACCGCTATCTCATCCTGGGCGGTTTTCCTGAAGTAGCATTACTCGATGATCCACAGGGACTGGACCTGCTGCGCATCGACGTCGTGGACCGAGTGCTCAAGCGCGACATGGTCGCCCTGTTCAACGTGCGTAACGTCCTGGATCTCGAGCGCCTCTTCGTCTACCTGTGCATGCACACTGGCGAAATCATGAACCGCCAGACGCTGGCCAGGGATCTGGGCGTTACAGCGGCCACGGTGGACAACCATCTTCAGGCGCTGGAGCTGGCTCACCTTTTG
Encoded here:
- a CDS encoding AAA family ATPase, with the protein product MVSDEDVLRVLRAFNPWWSTGLVPARLAPPVRRAAFRTVRDRLSRPGWRRALILEGPRRVGKTTILYQLADAVLKARDLPARRVWYASFDHPVLKLARLDQVVRLAMGLDPTPAAAGRALLLLDEIQYSSDWAAWLKWLVDQHPQFQVLATGSASARLRIESTEPGVGRWVDVAVPPWSFYEYAALRDLPRPETVDIDPGFLWGKDPVDTRTLVRLVERTLPLEPHLHRYLILGGFPEVALLDDPQGLDLLRIDVVDRVLKRDMVALFNVRNVLDLERLFVYLCMHTGEIMNRQTLARDLGVTAATVDNHLQALELAHLLVLLPNVGMGGKQVLRTRPKAYVDPTLRNAVLMQGEDALTDATALGHLVESAVVLHTLAYARPYRPWAGYWRDGATQREIDLVLRFPGSTALLEVKYQADSTLRSSDGLLSYQCGESTCRRWLITRRAEDAGVDPNTGVLRLPAFAYLYAIGALIA